One window from the genome of Microbacterium sulfonylureivorans encodes:
- a CDS encoding MaoC family dehydratase: MTGVDGTDEAREIVQRGLYFDELEVGARYAHRPGRTATEADNVLFSSLTMNTQALHLDAAFAGGQPFGQRLMNSMWTLSTMVGASVSQITQSTLVAQLGLSDIAFPAPLFHGDTLYTDTEVVDKRLSSSRPGQGIVTLRHTGRNQHGDVVATATRVALMWCAPAEPAPDASSPAEGES; this comes from the coding sequence GTGACGGGTGTGGACGGCACGGACGAGGCGCGCGAGATCGTTCAGCGCGGGCTGTACTTCGACGAGCTCGAGGTCGGCGCCCGCTACGCCCATCGACCGGGTCGCACCGCGACCGAGGCCGACAACGTTCTCTTCTCGTCATTGACGATGAACACCCAGGCGCTCCACCTCGACGCCGCCTTCGCCGGGGGTCAGCCGTTCGGGCAGCGGCTGATGAACTCGATGTGGACGCTCTCGACGATGGTCGGGGCATCCGTCTCGCAGATCACCCAGAGCACCCTCGTGGCGCAGCTGGGTCTCAGCGACATCGCGTTCCCCGCTCCGCTGTTCCACGGCGACACGTTGTACACCGACACAGAGGTCGTCGACAAGCGCCTGTCGTCGTCGCGGCCCGGTCAGGGGATCGTGACGCTCCGGCACACCGGGCGCAACCAGCACGGCGACGTCGTCGCGACCGCCACTCGGGTCGCGCTCATGTGGTGCGCGCCCGCCGAGCCGGCTCCGGATGCTTCGTCCCCGGCCGAAGGAGAGTCATGA
- a CDS encoding carboxyl transferase domain-containing protein, translating into MGTLTTAAVHDDAFARTREAQAQLAAGLRERLATVALGGPEASRTRHVARGKLLPRDRVTRLLDEGSPFIEVAPLAAEGLYGGDAPAAGVIAGIGLVHGRQVMVVCNDATVKGGTYYPLTVKKHLRAQEIAFENRLPCVYLVDSGGAFLPMQDEVFPDRDHFGRIFFNQARLSAAAIPQIAAVLGSCTAGGAYVPAMSDETVIVRNQGTIFLGGPPLVKAAIGEVVTAEELGGGELHARRSGVVDHLAEDDEHALEIVRDIVATLPLPAAPAWDVVASIPPAVDPSDLYGVVPVDVNQPYDVREVIARLVDGSEFHEFKREYGETLVTGFARLHGHPVGIVANNGVLFGESAQKGAHFIELCDQRGTPLLFLQNISGFMVGRDAEAGGIAKDGAKMVTAVATTRVPKLTVVIGGSFGAGNYSMCGRAYSPRFLWTWPASRISVMGGPQAASVLSTVKRDQMEARGEDWSESAQAEFEAPIRAQYEEQGSPYYATARLWDDGVVDPLDTRDLLGLALDVVSRTPLPEPRFGVFRM; encoded by the coding sequence ATGGGTACGCTGACGACCGCGGCCGTGCACGACGACGCCTTCGCGCGGACGCGAGAGGCGCAGGCACAGCTCGCCGCCGGCCTTCGGGAGCGACTCGCCACGGTCGCGCTCGGCGGGCCCGAGGCATCCCGCACCCGTCACGTCGCGCGCGGCAAGCTGCTGCCGCGCGACCGTGTCACCCGGCTCCTCGACGAGGGGAGCCCGTTCATCGAGGTCGCGCCCCTCGCCGCCGAAGGGCTCTACGGCGGGGATGCCCCGGCAGCGGGCGTCATCGCGGGCATCGGGCTCGTGCACGGCCGGCAGGTGATGGTGGTGTGCAACGATGCGACGGTCAAGGGCGGCACGTACTATCCGCTCACCGTGAAGAAGCATCTCCGCGCCCAGGAGATCGCGTTCGAGAACCGGCTGCCGTGCGTCTACCTCGTCGACTCCGGCGGCGCGTTCCTTCCGATGCAGGACGAGGTCTTCCCCGACCGCGACCACTTCGGCCGCATCTTCTTCAACCAGGCGCGGCTGTCGGCCGCCGCCATCCCGCAGATCGCGGCCGTGCTCGGCTCGTGCACCGCGGGCGGAGCGTACGTGCCCGCCATGAGCGACGAGACCGTGATCGTGCGCAATCAGGGCACGATCTTCCTCGGCGGACCGCCCCTCGTGAAGGCCGCGATCGGCGAGGTCGTGACCGCCGAGGAGCTCGGTGGGGGAGAGCTCCACGCGAGGCGCTCGGGGGTCGTCGACCACCTCGCCGAGGATGACGAGCACGCGCTCGAGATCGTGCGAGACATCGTCGCCACGCTGCCGCTGCCCGCAGCACCCGCCTGGGACGTGGTGGCGAGCATCCCACCCGCCGTCGACCCGTCCGATCTGTACGGCGTGGTCCCCGTCGACGTGAACCAGCCGTACGACGTGCGCGAGGTCATCGCCCGGCTCGTGGACGGCAGCGAGTTCCACGAGTTTAAGCGCGAGTACGGCGAGACATTGGTCACCGGCTTCGCCCGCCTCCACGGTCACCCGGTCGGCATCGTCGCGAACAACGGCGTGCTGTTCGGCGAGTCGGCGCAGAAGGGCGCGCACTTCATCGAGCTGTGCGATCAGCGCGGCACGCCGCTGCTGTTCCTGCAGAACATCTCCGGGTTCATGGTCGGACGCGACGCCGAGGCCGGGGGGATCGCGAAGGACGGGGCCAAGATGGTCACCGCCGTGGCGACGACTCGGGTGCCGAAGCTCACGGTCGTGATCGGCGGTTCGTTCGGCGCGGGCAACTACTCGATGTGCGGCCGGGCCTACTCGCCCCGGTTCCTCTGGACATGGCCGGCGAGTCGCATCTCGGTCATGGGCGGCCCTCAGGCGGCATCCGTCCTCTCCACCGTCAAGCGCGACCAGATGGAAGCCCGCGGCGAGGACTGGTCCGAGAGCGCGCAGGCCGAGTTCGAGGCCCCGATCCGCGCGCAGTACGAGGAGCAGGGGAGCCCCTACTACGCCACCGCCCGGCTCTGGGACGACGGCGTCGTCGACCCGCTCGACACCCGTGACCTCCTGGGACTCGCGCTCGACGTCGTCTCCCGCACGCCCCTGCCCGAACCGCGCTTCGGCGTCTTCCGGATGTGA
- a CDS encoding biotin carboxylase N-terminal domain-containing protein, translated as MIPVTDLPPPPFSTVLVANRGEIARRVIRTLRRLGIRSVAVYSDADADAPHVREADVAVRIGPAAASASYLSIDAVIAAARETEADAIHPGYGFLSENVAFARACADADIVFIGPGERALEVMGDKIRSKEHVVAHGVPTVPGFSAAGMTDARVAEAAAATGYPLLVKPSAGGGGKGMQVVRSATELPEALATARRVAAAAFGDDTLLLERLIERPRHIEVQVLADVHGSVVHLGERECTLQRRHQKVIEEAPSPVVDAATRARLGAAACAAAASVDYRGAGTVEFLVAGDRPDEFFFIEMNTRLQVEHPVTELVTGVDLVEQQLLVAAGRPLALTQDDIRLDGHAIEARVYAESPERGFLPATGAVLAWRPADDVRTDAAVESGSVVSADYDPMIAKVIAHGADRDEAIERLDAALADTVLLGLDTNIGFLRELLADEGVRAGAMDTGLIDRMPPYTSPEPGQAALGALAFAGELARVRARPPARSAAGGMWLAGSGWRASAAPVGRSVAVESENGAIVVVAAPDLPAAPLITMESRPRESAEPGGDAPTRGGRWGSRPAGRALARGVMVATDGDGWTWVHAEGATHRLRPLTRRQAMEKRLAARERDTAATDPELRAPMPGAVVALHVSDGATVAAGDRIVTIEAMKMEHPVVAPHAGVVRLDVAAGNQVRRDQVLAHVAAPAEPAHEASETPS; from the coding sequence GTGATCCCCGTGACCGACCTCCCACCCCCGCCCTTCTCGACGGTCCTCGTCGCCAATCGCGGCGAGATCGCCCGTCGCGTCATCCGCACGCTGCGGCGGCTCGGCATCCGCTCCGTCGCCGTCTACAGCGATGCCGACGCCGACGCGCCCCACGTGCGCGAGGCCGACGTCGCCGTCCGCATCGGACCGGCCGCGGCATCCGCCTCCTACCTCTCCATCGACGCGGTGATCGCCGCCGCCCGCGAGACGGAGGCGGACGCGATCCACCCCGGGTACGGCTTCCTGTCGGAGAACGTCGCGTTCGCCCGCGCCTGTGCCGACGCGGACATCGTGTTCATCGGCCCGGGGGAGCGTGCGCTCGAGGTCATGGGCGACAAGATCCGCTCGAAGGAGCACGTCGTCGCCCACGGCGTCCCGACCGTCCCGGGGTTCAGCGCAGCCGGGATGACGGACGCCCGCGTCGCCGAGGCGGCCGCAGCGACCGGCTACCCGCTCCTCGTGAAGCCGTCCGCCGGCGGCGGGGGCAAGGGGATGCAGGTCGTCCGCTCGGCGACCGAGCTGCCCGAGGCGCTCGCGACGGCGCGGCGCGTCGCCGCGGCCGCGTTCGGCGACGACACGCTGCTGCTCGAGCGTCTCATCGAGCGCCCCCGCCACATCGAGGTGCAGGTGCTCGCTGACGTCCACGGGAGCGTCGTCCACCTCGGCGAGCGCGAGTGCACGCTCCAGCGCCGGCATCAGAAGGTCATCGAGGAAGCGCCGTCGCCGGTGGTGGATGCCGCGACCCGCGCGCGCCTCGGCGCCGCCGCGTGCGCCGCGGCGGCCAGCGTCGACTACCGCGGGGCAGGAACCGTCGAGTTCCTCGTCGCCGGCGACCGCCCCGACGAGTTCTTCTTCATCGAGATGAACACGCGTCTGCAGGTGGAGCATCCCGTCACGGAGCTCGTGACCGGCGTCGATCTCGTCGAGCAGCAGCTGCTCGTCGCCGCCGGGCGGCCGCTCGCCCTCACGCAGGACGACATCCGCCTGGACGGGCACGCGATCGAGGCGCGCGTGTACGCCGAGAGCCCGGAGCGCGGCTTCCTCCCCGCGACGGGCGCCGTGCTCGCCTGGCGGCCCGCCGACGACGTGCGGACGGATGCCGCGGTGGAATCCGGCAGTGTCGTCTCGGCCGACTACGACCCGATGATCGCGAAGGTGATCGCGCACGGCGCCGACCGCGACGAGGCGATCGAGCGGCTCGACGCCGCTCTCGCCGACACCGTGCTGCTCGGCCTCGACACGAACATCGGCTTCCTGCGCGAGCTCCTCGCCGACGAGGGCGTGCGAGCGGGCGCGATGGACACAGGGCTCATCGATCGGATGCCGCCGTACACGTCGCCCGAGCCAGGGCAGGCGGCGCTCGGCGCCCTTGCCTTCGCCGGCGAGCTGGCCCGGGTCAGAGCCCGCCCGCCCGCCCGCTCCGCCGCCGGAGGGATGTGGCTCGCCGGTTCGGGCTGGCGTGCGAGCGCCGCGCCGGTCGGCCGCTCGGTCGCGGTCGAGTCCGAGAACGGCGCGATCGTCGTCGTCGCCGCTCCCGACCTCCCCGCTGCGCCGCTCATCACCATGGAGTCGCGACCGCGCGAATCCGCCGAGCCCGGCGGCGACGCTCCCACCCGCGGAGGGCGATGGGGCTCGCGCCCGGCCGGACGCGCGCTTGCCCGCGGGGTCATGGTCGCGACCGATGGCGACGGCTGGACCTGGGTCCACGCCGAAGGCGCCACCCATCGCCTTCGTCCCCTCACGCGTCGGCAGGCGATGGAGAAGCGCCTCGCCGCGCGCGAGCGCGACACCGCTGCGACGGACCCTGAGCTGCGTGCGCCGATGCCGGGCGCCGTCGTCGCTCTCCACGTCTCCGACGGCGCGACGGTGGCAGCGGGCGACCGCATCGTCACGATCGAGGCGATGAAGATGGAGCACCCGGTGGTCGCCCCGCACGCAGGCGTCGTCCGCCTCGATGTCGCCGCGGGGAACCAGGTGCGCCGCGATCAGGTGCTCGCCCACGTCGCCGCCCCGGCAGAACCCGCCCACGAGGCATCCGAAACCCCCTCCTGA
- a CDS encoding iron chaperone: protein MPSPTTVDEYIAGFPPEVAQRLNRVRGEIVDAVATASGARPEEKVRYGIAAVMLGGRYALHLAGWKKHIGLYPVPALPEPLESEIAPYRAEKDSVVFPHTRDVPYDLIGRVAREIAAQRVAAND, encoded by the coding sequence ATGCCGAGTCCCACCACCGTCGACGAGTACATCGCGGGATTCCCGCCCGAGGTCGCGCAGCGACTGAACAGGGTCCGGGGCGAGATCGTCGACGCCGTGGCGACCGCATCGGGCGCCCGGCCCGAGGAGAAGGTCCGGTACGGCATCGCCGCCGTCATGCTCGGCGGACGGTACGCGCTGCACCTCGCCGGGTGGAAGAAGCACATCGGCCTCTACCCCGTTCCGGCCCTCCCCGAGCCGCTCGAATCCGAGATCGCCCCGTACCGTGCGGAGAAGGACTCCGTCGTCTTCCCCCACACCCGGGATGTGCCGTACGACCTGATCGGGCGGGTCGCACGCGAGATCGCCGCTCAGCGGGTGGCGGCGAACGACTGA
- a CDS encoding HpcH/HpaI aldolase/citrate lyase family protein: MTSSHGRFALGPAILFCPADRPERFAKALERSDAVILDLEDAVAPPAKAAARGALIESELDPDRVIVRVNPPETDDFASDLATLSQTDYRRIMVAKAESPKRLRKIDQRFDIVALCETAKGVAQADRIAALDNVSALMWGAEDLVASIGGTSSRTPNGRYRDIARYARARVLLAAGARGKAAIDAVHLDIDDTQRLAIEAADAAASGFAATACIHPSQVAIIRDAYRPSAESLAWANGVLAAAEGERGVFTFDGRMVDEPVLRHARAVLRRAER; encoded by the coding sequence ATGACGTCCTCGCACGGACGCTTCGCCCTGGGCCCCGCGATCCTGTTCTGCCCCGCCGATCGTCCGGAGCGCTTCGCGAAGGCGCTCGAACGCTCGGACGCGGTGATCCTCGATCTGGAGGACGCCGTCGCCCCGCCCGCGAAGGCGGCCGCGCGGGGTGCGCTGATCGAGTCCGAGCTCGATCCCGACCGCGTGATCGTGCGCGTGAACCCTCCCGAGACCGACGACTTCGCGTCGGACCTCGCGACCCTCTCGCAGACCGACTACCGGCGGATCATGGTGGCGAAGGCGGAGTCGCCCAAGCGCCTGCGCAAGATCGATCAGCGCTTCGACATCGTCGCGCTGTGCGAGACGGCGAAAGGCGTCGCGCAGGCCGATCGCATCGCCGCGCTCGACAATGTCAGCGCGCTGATGTGGGGGGCCGAGGATCTCGTCGCGAGCATCGGGGGCACGTCGAGCCGCACGCCGAACGGTCGCTACCGTGACATCGCCCGCTACGCCCGCGCCCGCGTGCTGCTCGCAGCAGGAGCGAGAGGCAAGGCCGCGATCGACGCCGTGCACCTCGACATCGACGACACGCAGCGCCTGGCCATCGAGGCCGCGGATGCTGCGGCATCCGGATTCGCGGCGACGGCGTGCATCCACCCGAGCCAGGTCGCGATCATCCGCGACGCCTACCGGCCGAGCGCCGAGTCCCTCGCGTGGGCGAACGGCGTCCTGGCCGCCGCCGAGGGCGAGCGGGGCGTGTTCACGTTCGACGGGCGCATGGTCGACGAGCCGGTGCTCCGGCATGCCCGGGCGGTGCTGCGACGAGCGGAGCGATGA
- a CDS encoding acyl-CoA dehydrogenase family protein, producing the protein MDHFNLTDDERELARMVRDFADEVVAPQAYEADRTKTLPMDVVAQMGDLGLFGLPFPEEYGGQGGDYFALCLAIEALGRVDQSLAITLEAGVSLGAMPVFRFGTEEQKQALLPDLLAGKALAGFGLTEPEAGSDAGATRTTAKLDGGEWVINGSKQFITNSGTDITRFVTVTAVTGERDGRKEISTIIVPSGTPGFTVEPGYDKVGWHASDTHPLTFQDARVPEANLLGERGRGFANFLHILDEGRIAIAALSTGAAEGCLEAAVDYAKKRIVFGDALSTRQGIQFLLARMQLRVHNARLAWHHAARLRDAGKPFKTEAAIAKLTASDAAMDNARDATQVFGGNGFMNEYPVARHYRDSKILEIGEGTTEVQLLVIARALGVA; encoded by the coding sequence ATGGACCACTTCAACCTGACAGACGACGAGCGCGAGCTCGCCCGCATGGTGCGCGACTTCGCCGACGAGGTCGTCGCCCCGCAGGCCTACGAGGCCGACCGCACCAAGACGCTGCCGATGGACGTCGTCGCCCAGATGGGCGACCTCGGCCTCTTCGGCCTGCCGTTCCCCGAGGAGTACGGCGGCCAGGGCGGCGACTACTTCGCACTGTGCCTCGCGATCGAGGCGCTCGGCCGCGTCGACCAGTCCCTCGCCATCACGCTCGAGGCAGGCGTGAGCCTCGGCGCGATGCCGGTGTTCCGCTTCGGCACCGAGGAGCAGAAGCAGGCGCTGCTTCCCGACCTGCTCGCGGGGAAGGCGCTGGCCGGCTTCGGTCTCACCGAGCCCGAGGCGGGCTCCGACGCCGGAGCGACGCGCACCACGGCGAAGCTCGACGGCGGGGAGTGGGTGATCAACGGCTCGAAGCAGTTCATCACCAACTCGGGCACCGACATCACGCGCTTCGTCACCGTCACCGCGGTCACGGGGGAGCGGGACGGCCGCAAGGAGATCTCGACGATCATCGTGCCCTCGGGTACACCCGGCTTCACGGTCGAACCCGGGTACGACAAGGTCGGCTGGCACGCCTCCGACACGCACCCGCTGACGTTCCAGGACGCGCGCGTCCCCGAGGCGAACCTGCTCGGCGAGCGCGGCCGCGGCTTCGCGAACTTCCTCCACATCCTCGACGAGGGCCGCATCGCGATCGCGGCTCTCTCGACCGGTGCCGCGGAGGGATGCCTGGAGGCCGCCGTCGACTACGCCAAGAAGCGCATCGTGTTCGGAGACGCCCTCTCCACACGCCAGGGCATCCAGTTCCTTCTCGCGCGCATGCAGCTCCGCGTGCACAACGCCCGCTTGGCGTGGCACCACGCCGCGCGCCTGCGCGACGCCGGCAAGCCGTTCAAGACCGAGGCCGCGATCGCGAAGCTCACGGCGAGCGATGCCGCGATGGACAACGCCCGCGACGCCACCCAGGTGTTCGGCGGCAACGGGTTCATGAACGAGTACCCCGTCGCCCGCCACTACCGCGACTCCAAGATCCTCGAGATCGGCGAGGGCACCACCGAGGTGCAGCTGCTCGTCATCGCCCGGGCGCTCGGAGTAGCGTGA
- a CDS encoding Sir2 family NAD-dependent protein deacetylase has translation MTTVTELDAGAIEAVSRAASALAGRRIAVLTGAGVSTDSGIPDYRGKGAPVRTPMTVEQFLASDAARRRYWVGSHLGWRAFAAAEPNAGHRALADLEQHGIATGVVTQNVDGLHVRAGSRRVVELHGTMRRVFCTHCGQVFDRRDLAHRVESDNPWIVAPENVPLGPDGDVLPESTDGFVIPECTVCGGMLKPDVVFFGEFIPAEKFREAEQLVQTSEGLVIAGSSLVVNSGIRLLERARRRRLPVVIVNRGETRADARATVKIDAGTSEVLRALADALSTAA, from the coding sequence TCGAGAGCCGCCTCGGCGCTCGCCGGCCGCCGCATCGCGGTGCTGACCGGCGCGGGTGTGTCGACGGACTCCGGCATTCCCGACTACCGCGGCAAGGGCGCCCCCGTGCGCACTCCGATGACCGTCGAGCAGTTCCTGGCGAGCGATGCGGCCCGCCGCCGATACTGGGTGGGCAGTCATCTGGGCTGGCGGGCGTTCGCCGCGGCCGAGCCGAACGCCGGCCACCGGGCCCTCGCCGATCTCGAGCAGCACGGCATCGCGACGGGTGTCGTCACGCAGAACGTCGACGGCCTCCATGTGCGCGCCGGAAGCCGGCGCGTCGTCGAGCTGCACGGCACGATGCGCCGGGTGTTCTGCACCCACTGCGGGCAGGTGTTCGACCGGCGCGACCTCGCGCACCGGGTCGAGTCCGACAATCCGTGGATCGTCGCACCCGAGAACGTCCCGCTCGGCCCCGACGGCGATGTGCTCCCCGAGAGCACCGACGGGTTCGTGATACCCGAGTGCACCGTCTGCGGAGGGATGCTGAAGCCCGACGTCGTCTTCTTCGGCGAGTTCATCCCCGCCGAGAAGTTCCGCGAGGCCGAGCAGCTGGTGCAGACCAGCGAAGGGCTCGTGATCGCCGGCTCGTCATTGGTCGTCAACTCCGGCATCCGGCTCCTCGAGCGGGCCCGCCGGCGACGCCTCCCGGTCGTCATCGTCAATCGCGGCGAGACGCGCGCGGATGCGCGCGCGACGGTGAAGATCGATGCCGGCACGAGCGAGGTCCTCCGCGCCCTCGCCGACGCCCTGTCCACAGCGGCCTGA
- a CDS encoding alkaline phosphatase family protein, translating to MPGSGRDSDEDGAACADGSDAPRGRRADETASDEASSRRDFLKFGGIAAAGLVVGGGVGAAAGASMGHEAGLREGSVDFAALPARSEPGFDHVVVVMGENRSFDNLLGWLYTPDTVPEGETFDGLAFGDYANIAPSGDRIAAHTYSGPTDEVMGRPNPDPGEEFPHVNTQLFGRVDPPSNATVGIGDMSPPFNAPPPRTKPTNEGFVRDYWNSFVRERRGGKPTLDEVGHIMGGFSPEQLPVLSTLAKGFAVFDAWFAAVPSQTYCNRSFFHASTSHGFVTNRHDGGYIKWLDAEAAPTIFNRLEEAGISWKVYFDEIQLVSLTGILHAPALERFWRTGRFGHMSEFYDEARAGTLPAYAFIEPRLVYNHNDFHPPVGIYRASDVDGELVLDSAVSDVRAGEKLIADIYNAVKDSASPDGSNALNTLLLITFDEHGGTYDHVAPPAATPPIADDAPGEMGFGFDRLGLRVPTIAVSAYTRAGTIVHDEYHHAAVVATLTRLHGLRPLTRRDAEANDLFAVVNLDTPRDPSTWPVVHPMYVPPNPHEDSLGDLEQGEHKDKPLSPPGRGMLGLLLARYAEPGHPEPITYAQAYAALQKHGLGLFYPKRD from the coding sequence ATGCCGGGATCCGGCCGGGACAGCGACGAAGACGGGGCGGCTTGCGCTGACGGCTCCGACGCGCCCCGCGGTCGTCGTGCCGATGAGACGGCCTCCGACGAGGCGAGCTCGCGGCGCGACTTCCTGAAGTTCGGCGGCATCGCCGCGGCCGGTCTCGTCGTCGGCGGAGGCGTCGGCGCAGCCGCGGGGGCGTCGATGGGCCACGAAGCCGGCCTCCGCGAGGGTTCGGTCGACTTCGCCGCCCTCCCGGCACGATCCGAACCGGGGTTCGACCACGTGGTCGTGGTGATGGGAGAGAACCGGTCCTTCGACAACCTGCTGGGCTGGCTCTACACCCCCGACACCGTGCCCGAAGGCGAGACGTTCGACGGTCTCGCCTTCGGCGACTACGCGAACATCGCGCCGTCCGGCGACCGGATCGCCGCCCACACGTACAGCGGACCGACCGACGAGGTGATGGGCCGTCCCAACCCCGACCCGGGTGAGGAGTTCCCCCACGTCAACACCCAGCTCTTCGGGAGGGTGGACCCGCCGTCGAACGCCACGGTCGGGATCGGCGACATGTCCCCGCCCTTCAACGCTCCGCCCCCGAGGACGAAGCCGACGAACGAGGGCTTCGTCCGCGACTACTGGAACAGCTTCGTCCGCGAGCGCCGGGGCGGGAAGCCGACGCTCGACGAGGTCGGCCACATCATGGGCGGCTTCTCCCCCGAGCAGCTCCCGGTGCTCTCGACACTGGCCAAGGGATTCGCGGTCTTCGACGCATGGTTCGCAGCCGTGCCCTCGCAGACGTACTGCAACCGCTCGTTCTTCCACGCGTCGACCTCGCATGGGTTCGTCACCAACCGCCACGACGGCGGGTACATCAAGTGGCTCGACGCCGAGGCTGCGCCGACGATCTTCAACCGCCTCGAGGAGGCGGGCATCTCCTGGAAGGTCTACTTCGACGAGATCCAGCTCGTCTCCCTCACCGGCATCCTCCACGCCCCTGCGCTCGAGCGGTTCTGGCGCACCGGGCGCTTCGGACACATGTCCGAGTTCTACGACGAGGCGAGGGCCGGGACGCTTCCCGCGTACGCGTTCATCGAGCCGCGGCTCGTGTACAACCACAACGACTTCCACCCGCCGGTCGGCATCTACCGTGCGAGCGACGTCGACGGCGAGCTCGTCCTCGACTCCGCGGTCTCCGACGTCCGTGCCGGCGAGAAGCTCATCGCCGACATCTACAACGCCGTGAAGGACAGCGCATCGCCCGACGGGTCGAACGCGCTCAACACGCTGCTGCTCATCACCTTCGACGAGCACGGCGGCACATACGACCACGTCGCCCCGCCTGCCGCGACGCCCCCGATCGCCGACGACGCGCCCGGCGAGATGGGGTTCGGCTTCGACCGCCTGGGGCTGCGCGTGCCGACGATCGCCGTCTCGGCGTACACCCGCGCCGGAACGATCGTGCACGACGAGTACCACCACGCTGCCGTGGTGGCGACGCTGACCCGCCTTCACGGGCTCCGCCCGTTGACGCGACGCGATGCCGAGGCCAATGACCTCTTCGCCGTCGTCAACCTCGACACGCCCCGCGACCCGTCGACCTGGCCGGTGGTGCACCCGATGTACGTGCCGCCCAATCCGCACGAGGACTCGCTCGGCGACCTCGAGCAGGGCGAGCACAAGGACAAGCCACTGAGTCCGCCCGGACGCGGAATGCTCGGGCTGCTCCTCGCGCGCTATGCCGAACCGGGGCATCCCGAGCCCATCACGTACGCGCAGGCGTACGCCGCCCTCCAGAAGCACGGGCTCGGGCTGTTCTATCCCAAGCGCGACTGA
- a CDS encoding histidine phosphatase family protein, with the protein MTTLTLIRHGETDWNLARRIQGSTDIPLNDTGRDQARAAGTALREARDAAAPITVVASDLSRARETAEIIADVLGAASPRIYPGLRERAYGEAEGLDADEMFQRFGGWGNAEVPGAEPWPVLRQRALAALGRAVRDHRRATAPAAASLVVVTHGGLIRELIRHASGGELPPEGERLANGSAHEMLYERDRLRLLSYAGAVA; encoded by the coding sequence GTGACCACGCTGACGCTCATCCGCCACGGCGAGACCGACTGGAACCTCGCGCGACGCATCCAGGGCTCGACGGACATCCCCCTCAACGACACGGGCCGGGACCAGGCTCGAGCCGCCGGCACCGCGCTGCGCGAGGCGCGGGATGCCGCGGCTCCGATCACCGTCGTCGCGAGCGACCTGTCACGGGCCCGTGAGACGGCGGAGATCATCGCCGACGTGCTCGGGGCCGCCTCGCCGCGGATCTATCCCGGGCTGCGTGAGCGCGCGTACGGAGAGGCGGAGGGACTCGACGCCGACGAGATGTTCCAGCGCTTCGGCGGCTGGGGCAACGCCGAGGTTCCCGGCGCCGAGCCGTGGCCCGTCCTGCGGCAGCGCGCGCTCGCCGCCCTCGGCCGCGCCGTACGCGATCATCGTCGCGCGACGGCGCCGGCGGCGGCATCCCTCGTCGTCGTCACGCACGGCGGACTCATCCGCGAGCTCATCCGACACGCGTCGGGCGGCGAGCTGCCACCAGAGGGCGAGCGCCTGGCGAACGGGTCCGCGCACGAGATGCTCTACGAGCGGGATCGCCTGCGTCTGCTGTCGTACGCGGGGGCCGTCGCCTAG
- a CDS encoding TetR/AcrR family transcriptional regulator codes for MTSGVTERDRAKADRQAAILHEAARLFADRGFSGVSLEDLGAAVGVSGPALYRHFANKQALLGAILVGVSERLLAGGQRVVADGGTPLAQLEAIIAFHVDFALTDADVIRVQDRDLASLADEDRHAVRRLQREYVEVWIGILSALHPGRPDGELRVRAHACFGLINSTPHSVRALRTHPTDGTVRGILESMALAALTD; via the coding sequence ATGACAAGCGGTGTCACCGAGCGCGATCGCGCCAAGGCCGACCGCCAGGCGGCGATCCTGCACGAGGCCGCGCGTCTGTTCGCCGACCGCGGCTTCAGCGGTGTGAGCCTCGAAGACCTCGGTGCGGCGGTCGGCGTCAGCGGCCCGGCCCTGTATCGCCACTTCGCGAACAAGCAGGCGCTCCTCGGCGCGATCCTCGTCGGCGTGAGCGAGCGGCTCCTCGCCGGCGGACAGCGCGTGGTGGCCGACGGCGGCACGCCGTTGGCGCAGCTCGAGGCGATCATCGCCTTTCACGTGGACTTCGCCCTCACCGATGCCGACGTCATCCGCGTGCAGGACCGCGATCTCGCGAGCCTCGCCGACGAGGACAGGCACGCCGTCCGGCGCCTGCAGCGCGAGTACGTCGAGGTCTGGATCGGAATCCTGTCCGCGCTCCACCCCGGCCGCCCCGACGGCGAGCTGCGGGTGCGCGCGCACGCGTGCTTCGGACTCATCAACTCCACGCCCCACAGCGTCCGGGCACTCCGCACCCATCCGACGGACGGAACGGTGCGCGGCATCCTCGAATCGATGGCGTTGGCGGCGCTGACCGACTGA